In a single window of the Halobaculum lipolyticum genome:
- a CDS encoding Acg family FMN-binding oxidoreductase — MDPAAMTRDVWRVDADAYPAGASVDEQIRFLLRYAVLAPSSHNSQPWEFVVGNGYVGVEAAEERRLSAADPDGRELHLGLGCAVETLRIAAHRFGVGCVVHTFDEGPTVARIDLGPACNPHRDGRLFDEITERYTDHRPFDGPPVSEAVLDDLREHAASLDVALRSVDDADARESVGDLQRRADRLQADSPAYRRELAAWIGSGALGASGLRARVGRAVVTHLDVGPVEGRRNAKLIADAPTLCVLSTADDTRGERVNAGRAYQRIALAASAEGLATHPLSQILERPAERRSLRSVLGIDGRPQHLFRVGAVEGRQEHTPRWPADAVTSTAR; from the coding sequence ATGGATCCCGCGGCGATGACGAGGGACGTCTGGCGGGTCGACGCCGACGCGTACCCGGCCGGCGCTTCGGTGGACGAACAGATCCGCTTCCTCCTCCGGTACGCGGTGCTCGCGCCGTCGAGCCACAACAGCCAGCCGTGGGAGTTCGTCGTCGGCAACGGGTACGTCGGGGTCGAAGCCGCCGAGGAACGGCGGCTATCGGCGGCGGACCCCGACGGCAGGGAACTCCACCTCGGTCTCGGGTGTGCCGTGGAGACGCTTCGGATCGCCGCCCACCGCTTCGGCGTCGGCTGTGTGGTGCACACCTTCGACGAAGGACCCACGGTCGCCCGGATCGATCTCGGTCCAGCCTGCAATCCCCACCGGGACGGGAGACTGTTCGACGAGATCACGGAGCGGTACACCGACCACCGCCCCTTCGATGGACCGCCGGTGTCCGAGGCAGTCCTCGACGACCTGCGCGAACACGCCGCGTCGCTGGACGTGGCCCTCCGCTCCGTCGACGACGCCGACGCGCGCGAGTCGGTCGGCGACCTCCAGCGACGGGCCGACCGCCTCCAGGCGGACTCCCCCGCGTACCGCCGCGAGCTGGCGGCGTGGATCGGGTCCGGCGCCCTCGGCGCATCGGGCCTGCGCGCCCGGGTCGGTCGCGCCGTCGTCACCCACCTCGACGTCGGCCCGGTGGAGGGACGTCGGAACGCGAAGCTGATCGCCGACGCGCCGACGCTGTGTGTGCTCTCGACCGCGGACGACACCAGAGGCGAGCGGGTGAACGCGGGGCGCGCCTACCAACGGATCGCGCTCGCGGCGAGCGCCGAGGGACTGGCGACCCACCCGCTGAGCCAGATCCTCGAACGGCCGGCCGAGCGGCGGTCGCTACGCTCGGTGCTCGGCATCGACGGCCGCCCACAGCACCTGTTCCGCGTCGGCGCCGTCGAAGGACGACAGGAACACACGCCCCGGTGGCCCGCGGACGCCGTCACCAGCACGGCGCGGTGA
- a CDS encoding cystathionine gamma-synthase yields the protein MSDDAEREFRIETDAIHAGQQPDEETGALMTPIYANSTYKQDGPGDHRGYEYSRTGNPTRTDLEANLAALEGGEFGRAFASGMGAINTVLNLLDAGDHVVTGDDVYGGTHRIFTQVYEDYDLEFDFVDTTDHDAVRDAMREETELLWVETPTNPLMRVNDVGALADVAHEYDALCAVDNTFATPYLQRPLEHGADIVSHSLTKYLGGHSDVVGGALVVDDEELDDRIGFYQNSVGATPGPFDCFLVLRGTKTLPVRMDRHCDNARDLAAWLDDHDAVDRVYYPGLDSHPQHDLASEQMDDFGGMLSFEFDGTLEQASTVVEETEVFTLAESLGGVESLIEQPAAMTHAAIPKAEREAAGLTDGLIRVSVGVEHIDDMTADLQAAFDAALE from the coding sequence ATGAGCGACGACGCCGAGCGCGAGTTCCGCATCGAGACGGACGCGATCCACGCCGGGCAACAGCCGGACGAGGAGACGGGCGCGCTGATGACGCCCATCTACGCCAACTCCACGTACAAGCAGGACGGGCCGGGCGACCACCGCGGCTACGAGTACAGCCGCACCGGCAACCCGACGCGCACGGACCTCGAAGCCAACCTCGCGGCGCTGGAGGGCGGCGAGTTCGGCCGCGCGTTCGCCTCGGGGATGGGCGCCATCAACACCGTGTTGAACCTCCTCGACGCAGGCGACCACGTCGTCACCGGCGACGACGTGTACGGCGGCACCCACCGCATCTTCACGCAGGTGTACGAGGACTACGACCTCGAGTTCGACTTCGTCGACACGACCGACCACGACGCCGTCCGCGACGCGATGCGCGAGGAGACGGAGTTGCTGTGGGTGGAGACACCGACGAATCCGCTGATGCGGGTGAACGACGTCGGGGCGCTCGCGGACGTCGCCCACGAGTACGACGCGCTGTGTGCCGTCGACAACACGTTCGCGACGCCGTATCTCCAGCGTCCGCTGGAGCACGGCGCCGACATCGTCTCCCACTCGCTGACGAAGTACCTCGGCGGCCACTCCGACGTCGTCGGCGGCGCGCTCGTCGTCGACGACGAGGAGTTGGACGACCGCATCGGCTTCTACCAGAACTCCGTCGGCGCGACGCCCGGGCCGTTCGACTGCTTCCTCGTGCTCCGCGGCACGAAGACGCTGCCCGTCCGGATGGACCGCCACTGCGACAACGCCCGCGACCTCGCGGCGTGGCTCGACGACCACGACGCCGTCGACCGCGTGTACTACCCCGGTCTCGACTCCCACCCGCAACACGACCTCGCGAGCGAACAGATGGACGACTTCGGCGGGATGCTGTCGTTCGAGTTCGACGGCACCCTCGAACAGGCGAGTACGGTCGTCGAGGAGACGGAGGTGTTCACGCTCGCGGAGTCGCTCGGCGGCGTCGAGAGCCTCATCGAACAGCCCGCGGCGATGACCCACGCCGCCATCCCGAAAGCGGAGCGCGAGGCCGCCGGCCTCACCGACGGCCTCATCCGCGTCTCCGTCGGCGTCGAGCACATCGACGACATGACGGCCGACCTGCAGGCGGCGTTCGACGCGGCGCTGGAGTAA